In a genomic window of Brettanomyces nanus chromosome 1, complete sequence:
- a CDS encoding uncharacterized protein (BUSCO:EOG09341I0I) — MPRRSRAAILPTNIALLQNLVRRDPESYKEEFDQQYSHYESLRDIFLLSPSADEGEEFGELIGFVSAVCPSFAKETATFPQELSTIITKNHGELSPELKQKIVQCLVMLRSRGVITPEVLLRTLFPLLFSYSPNSENGIGYHAKELRRQIYSALISLLKSCNTGSKNQKLNRATQALLFNLLDQKDGNGLWATKLTRELWRRGIWDDSRTVEIMTQACLHPDTKVVISGVKFFLGADKEREEALEEEDEEDEDTVDANSLKHKMKVNKKNTRKGKKLVAAIHQINKKNETKRDPSLLNFSAIQLLRDPQQFAERMFETHLAGKNSKKFTVDQRIAIMKLISRLVGTHKLSVLGLYSHFLKYLNPKQKNVTHILASAAQASHDLVPPETINMVVRKIADEFVTDGVASEVAATGINSIREILARNPAGIDQPLLQDLTAYKGSKSKAVMMASRSLISLYREVAPEMLAKKDRGKIATMGLMHSDDKRGLPQYGVERDVTKGIPGLERFAEWKKEQGLLDKEGEDEKAEGWEQPSGDEEDLGADIEGNWVDVKSDEDLIIDDGNEDESNIPKEKNGIKKKYLKYMVKSKSRKKRELEEEDSDLDLSDDQSVSVTDKHTKKRQRRLNQDMVNKENHEKMIQDVLSRNVMTPADFDKLKELNEKAGVEKYLGTKKVNEDVVDSDSLVGYVRHKQNKEERIKSIMGGREGREKFGSAKGKIDRPHSSTNKQKQRKKNFMMVVHTRGVQGKKKMSLRDKQKVLRAHVDRQKKGK; from the coding sequence ATGCCTCGCAGAAGCAGAGCTGCAATTTTGCCAACAAATATTGCATTACTTCAGAACTTGGTTCGCCGAGATCCAGAATCatataaagaagaatttgatcaGCAATACTCTCATTATGAATCGCTAAGAGACATCTTTCTGTTAAGTCCTTCTGCTGATGAAGGAGAGGAATTTGGAGAGCTAATCGGATTTGTTTCTGCAGTTTGTCCATCCTTCGCGAAGGAGACTGCCACTTTCCCACAGGAATTGAGTACCATTATTACCAAGAATCATGGAGAGCTTTCCCCAGAGttgaaacagaagatcGTTCAATGCCTTGTGATGCTTAGAAGCAGAGGAGTCATTACTCCTGAAGTTTTGCTACGTACATTATTCCCACTCTTGTTCTCCTACAGTCCTAATTCAGAAAATGGTATTGGATATCATGCAAAGGAACTCCGACGTCAGATCTATTCTGCTTTAATATCTCTATTGAAGTCGTGTAATACCGGATCGAAAAACCAGAAGTTGAATCGTGCCACCCAGGCTCTTTTGTTTAACCTTTTAGATCAAAAAGATGGTAATGGTTTGTGGGCCACGAAGCTTACCAGAGAACTTTGGAGGCGAGGTATTTGGGATGATTCCAGAACTGTTGAAATCATGACACAGGCCTGTCTTCATCCAGACACTAAGGTGGTCATATCTGGTGTGAAGTTTTTTTTAGGAGCAGATAAAGAGCGTGAAGAAgctcttgaagaagaggacgaagaagacgaagataCCGTTGATGCAAATTCACTGAAGCATAAGATGAAagtgaacaagaagaatacACGTAAGGGTAAGAAGCTAGTGGCTGCCATTCATCAAATtaacaagaagaacgagaCTAAGCGTGATCCTTCCTTGTTGAACTTTTCCGCCATTCAACTTCTAAGAGATCCTCAGCAGTTTGCCGAAAGAATGTTTGAGACCCACCTTGCAGGTAAGAATTCCAAGAAATTTACGGTGGATCAAAGAATTGCCATTATGAAGCTTATTTCTCGACTAGTTGGTACGCATAAATTGTCGGTTTTGGGGCTTTATTCGCATTTTTTGAAGTACCTCAATCCTAAACAGAAGAATGTGACGCATATCCTTGCATCTGCTGCCCAGGCTAGTCATGATTTGGTGCCACCAGAGACAATTAACATGGTTGTTAGAAAAATAGCCGATGAGTTTGTTACAGATGGAGTAGCTTCCGAAGTGGCTGCTACTGGAATTAACTCTATTAGAGAAATCTTAGCAAGAAATCCTGCAGGAATAGATCAACCTCTTTTGCAAGATCTCACTGCTTATAAGGGATCTAAATCTAAGGCTGTCATGATGGCTTCCAGATCATTAATTTCCCTATATAGAGAAGTTGCTCCTGAAATGTTGGCCAAGAAGGACAGAGGTAAAATCGCCACTATGGGGCTAATGCATAGTGACGATAAGAGAGGTCTTCCACAGTATGGTGTGGAGAGAGATGTGACTAAGGGTATTCCGGGTTTGGAGAGATTTGCTGAGTGGAAAAAAGAGCAAGGATTGTTAGataaagaaggagaagatgagaaagcAGAGGGTTGGGAGCAGCCTAGCGGCGACGAAGAGGACCTTGGTGctgatattgaaggaaatTGGGTTGATGTTAAgtcagatgaagatcttatcattgatgatggaaatgaagatgaatccaATATCccaaaggaaaagaacgGTATTAAAAAGAAGTATCTGAAGTATATGGtgaaaagcaaaagcagaaagaagcgTGAATTAGAGGAAGAGGATTCTGATTTGGACTTGTCCGATGATCAGAGTGTTTCTGTGACAGATAAACACacgaagaagaggcaaAGGCGGCTAAATCAGGATATGGTGAACAAAGAGAATCACGAAAAGATGATTCAGGATGTTCTTTCTAGGAATGTTATGACTCCTGCCGACTTCGAtaaattgaaggagttgaacGAGAAGGCTGGTGTTGAGAAGTATTTGGGAACCAAGAAAGTTAATGAAGATGTCGTTGACTCTGATTCCTTGGTTGGATATGTTAGGCACAAACAGAACAAGGAAGAAAGGATCAAATCGATTATGGGTGGAAGAGAGGGAAGAGAGAAGTTTGGTTCCGCcaaaggaaaaattgaCAGGCCACATTCAAGTACTAATAAGcagaagcaaagaaagaagaactttatGATGGTGGTTCACACAAGGGGAGTACAgggtaagaagaagatgagtcTTAGGGACAAGCAAAAGGTTTTAAGGGCGCATGTTGATAGACAGAAGAAGGGGAAATGA
- the ADE1_2 gene encoding Bifunctional purine biosynthetic protein ade1 (BUSCO:EOG0934161I) — MDSKVVGILGGGQLGRMLVEAANRLNVKTVILESGKLAPAKQINAVSEHVDGSFTDPAAIRELAKRCDILTVEIEHVDTDTLKAVRKETGIQIHPSPETLEIIKDKYAQKQHLMKYNIPVAECLSVESTAAALAKVGEKFDYPYMLKSKTEAYDGRGNYVVEDKSCIMKALEVLHDRPLYAERWAPFTKELAVMVVRSVKGEIFSYPTVETIQQNNICHIVYAPARISDTKRAEAQIMAGNAIASFSGAGIFGVEMFLLPDGQLLVNEIAPRPHNSGHYTIDACVTSQFEAHIRAITGLPMPKNFTCLSTPNTHAIMLNVLGADKPNGELIMCRRALSIPNASVYLYGKTTRPGRKMGHINIVSESMVDCERRLAYIRGETEESPSSLDIGIESQALVSVIMGSDSDLPVMSAACNILKDFQVPFEVTIVSAHRTPHRMAKYAIDAPKRGIRCIIAGAGGAAHLPGMVAAMTPLPVIGVPVKGHILDGVDSLHSIVQMPRGVPVATVAINNSTNAALLAVRILGIFDPQYTIAMEKYQSDMEDGVLVKAEKLESGGYEEYLAHYKR; from the coding sequence ATGGACTCCAAAGTCGTTGGAATTCTCGGTGGTGGTCAGTTAGGCCGTATGCTGGTGGAAGCTGCTAACAGATTGAATGTCAAAACTGTTATCTTGGAAAGCGGAAAACTGGCACCTGCCAAACAAATAAATGCCGTTTCTGAACATGTCGATGGATCATTCACAGATCCTGCTGCCATTAGAGAATTGGCAAAGAGGTGCGACATTCTCACTGTGGAAATTGAGCATGTTGACACGGATACTTTGAAAGCAGTGCGGAAGGAAACAGGTATTCAGATACATCCTTCACCGGAAACATTAGAGATAATCAAGGACAAATATGCTCAAAAGCAGCATTTGATGAAGTATAATATTCCTGTTGCTGAATGTTTAAGTGTCGAGAGTACTGCAGCTGCTCTTGCTAAAGTGGGAGAAAAGTTTGATTATCCTTACATGCTAAAATCTAAGACAGAAGCCTACGATGGTAGGGGTAATTATGTGGTTGAGGATAAATCATGCATCATGAAGGCACTTGAAGTGTTACACGACAGGCCTCTCTATGCTGAGAGATGGGCGCCTTTCACCAAAGAATTGGCCGTCATGGTTGTGAGGTCCGTCAAGGGTGAAATATTCTCCTACCCTACTGTAGAGACGATTCAGCAGAACAACATTTGCCATATTGTTTATGCACCTGCACGGATAAGTGATACTAAACGGGCTGAAGCTCAGATCATGGCTGGTAATGCTATTGCCAGTTTCTCTGGAGCGGGTATATTTGGCGTAGAGATGTTCTTACTACCCGATGGTCAGTTGCTTGTCAATGAAATTGCTCCACGTCCCCATAATTCAGGTCATTATACAATTGATGCTTGTGTCACCTCTCAGTTTGAGGCTCACATTCGTGCCATTACAGGCTTACCTATGCCCAAGAACTTCACATGCCTTTCCACACCCAATACGCATGCTATAATGTTGAATGTCTTAGGTGCAGACAAGCCAAACGGCGAATTGATAATGTGCAGAAGGGCTCTTTCCATTCCAAATGCCTCCGTGTATCTTTATGGTAAGACCACTAGACCCGGCAGAAAGATGGGCCATATTAATATTGTGTCAGAATCGATGGTCGATTGTGAGCGTAGATTGGCATATATTCGTGGCGAAACTGAAGAATCTCCAAGTTCTTTAGATATTGGCATTGAGTCGCAGGCGTTGGTGAGTGTTATCATGGGTTCCGATTCAGATTTACCTGTGATGTCTGCAGCATGCAATATACTTAAGGACTTCCAGGTTCCGTTTGAAGTTACTATTGTTTCTGCTCATAGAACTCCCCATAGGATGGCCAAGTATGCTATAGATGCTCCTAAGAGGGGTATACGATGCATCATTGCCGGCGCCGGTGGTGCTGCTCATTTACCCGGTATGGTTGCTGCAATGACACCATTGCCTGTTATCGGCGTTCCTGTTAAAGGTCATATACTTGACGGTGTGGACTCCCTTCACTCTATCGTTCAGATGCCTCGCGGTGTGCCTGTTGCAACTGTGGCCATCAACAACAGTACCAACGCTGCTTTGTTGGCCGTGAGAATTTTAGGTATTTTCGATCCTCAGTACACAATTGCCATGGAAAAGTACCAGAGTGACATGGAAGATGGTGTACTGGTCAAAGCTGAAAAGCTTGAAAGCGGAGGTTATGAGGAATATTTGGCTCATTACAAAAGATAA
- the DBP8 gene encoding Putative RNA helicase (BUSCO:EOG093429FU) produces the protein MSSFKAIGLPDWLCNALHAMRIIKPTSIQAATIPEILNGRDCIGGAKTGSGKTIAFAAPMLTQWAVDPCGVFGIVLTPTRELAMQIADQFAALGANVNLKVALVIGGESMINQTNKVKENPDFIIATPGRLAHIISENPDDVRGFSRVKYLVLDEADRLLTDSFGEDLAGCLKAIPDPTKRQTLLFTATVTDSVRTLKDKPVAEGKLPVLLHELDKIDDVVIPDKLSLGFILTPFMVKEAMLHNLLTSEDYGDSSSIVFVNRSETAETLRRILRKLEVRVTSLHSQLPQQERTNSLQRFRAGAARVLVTTDLGSRGLDIPTVQLVINYDIPRDPDDFIHRVGRTARAERKGDAISFITPNDLTRILAIEERIGRKMEEYKKITDNQVIKNSLKATSKAKVEARMDMDREGFNDRSRNRKRRLELEAQFEGKAPKRSKKNIN, from the coding sequence ATGTCATCATTTAAGGCCATTGGCTTGCCGGATTGGCTATGCAATGCACTCCATGCTATGAGAATTATCAAACCAACTTCCATTCAAGCTGCTACTATTCCTGAAATCTTGAATGGTAGGGACTGTATTGGAGGAGCCAAGACAGGTTCTGGCAAGACCATTGCTTTCGCAGCTCCAATGCTGACACAGTGGGCTGTGGATCCATGTGGTGTTTTTGGAATTGTTTTAACTCCGACAAGAGAATTGGCTATGCAGATAGCCGACCAGTTTGCTGCCCTTGGAGCCAATGTCAACTTGAAAGTTGCCCTAGTGATAGGTGGTGAATCAATGATCAACCAGACTAATAAAGTTAAGGAGAATCCAGATTTCATTATTGCAACACCAGGAAGATTGGCACACATTATCTCTGAAAATCCGGATGATGTTAGGGGATTTAGTAGGGTGAAGTATCTTGTGTTGGATGAAGCTGACAGACTTCTTACGGATTCGTTTGGAGAGGATTTAGCAGGTTGCTTGAAGGCCATTCCTGATCCTACAAAAAGACAAACACTTCTTTTTACCGCTACCGTTACGGATTCGGTCAGGACCCTTAAGGATAAACCCGTGGCGGAAGGAAAACTACCcgttcttcttcatgaaCTAGATAAGATAGACGATGTTGTGATTCCAGACAAACTATCATTGGGATTTATTCTCACACCATTCATGGTGAAAGAAGCAATGTTGCACAACCTATTGACTAGTGAAGACTACggagattcttcttccatagTGTTTGTAAACAGATCTGAGACTGCTGAGACGCTACGAAGAATACTAAGGAAACTTGAAGTGAGAGTTACTTCTCTTCACTCTCAACTACCGCAACAGGAGAGGACTAATTCTCTACAAAGATTTAGGGCCGGTGCTGCCAGGGTCCTTGTAACTACTGATCTAGGTTCCAGAGGTTTAGATATTCCAACGGTTCAACTAGTTATCAACTACGACATTCCTCGAGATCCTGATGATTTTATTCATAGAGTTGGTAGAACTGCAAGAGCTGAAAGAAAGGGTGATGCTATTTCATTCATTACTCCAAACGATTTGACACGTATTCTTGCAATAGAGGAAAGAataggaagaaaaatggaGGAATACAAGAAGATCACTGATAATCAGGTCATAAAGAACTCTTTGAAAGCAACTTCCAAGGCTAAAGTGGAGGCAAGAATGGATATGGACCGGGAAGGCTTCAACGATCGTAGTAGAAATCGGAAAAGGAGGCTCGAACTAGAGGCACAATTCGAGGGAAAAGCTCCGAAACGctcaaaaaagaatatcaaTTAA
- the ATG7 gene encoding Autophagy protein 7 yields MPSQISLEHTNSFVDSSFFVQLSKIKLDVMKLDVSPKQIYGSSPFSSLSDNSQPSINLNDASFGTLEEFEKRLPKNSSFISPGRIMNVNTLEDFKKLDKKTLLRKAADYIDIAIRNKSVLRDPSLLSQFFVLSFSDLKKYKFYYWFAFPLLHPEYKAQLVDKSIDIEKYTALLGKETINQISVINGNSDSLLPFADLLQQDSSKQLELLFVDTATEMGSFSYVLGNLIAALSVYGFAQARIFVHHIHFHKKYDCTIDLNISTEIDPSVHISGWERMSGGRLGPKMANLGSLIDPLQLADQAVDLNLKLMRWRVAPNLNLDVIRNCKCLLLGSGTLGSYVARALLAWGVRKITFVDNGKVSFSNPVRQPLYNFDDCLEGGQPKAEAAALNLKKVFPKVDAQGYTLDVPMAGHPVTNEKREKKDFVQLCKLFDESDAVFILMDSRETRWLPTVLGNAKNKIVINAALGFESYLVMRHGCINPSVPFEDQEETRLGCYFCNDVYAPSDSLTDRTLDQMCTVTRPSVAMMASSLAVELFVSILQHKDKQFAPHSSEGQQTVLGCLPHQMRGFLHNFEILKLSARNFKYCSACSIRVIEEFNKNGWEFVKKTLDNPKYLEDLVGLTKIHDEAEKAALELDAIDSEDEMV; encoded by the coding sequence ATGCCTTCACAGATCTCCCTTGAGCATACAAATTCATTTGTCGATTCGTCTTTCTTTGTCCAATTGTCCAAGATCAAGTTGGACGTGATGAAATTGGACGTTTCCCCAAAGCAGATATACGGATCAAgtcctttctcttctctttctgataACTCCCAACCATCCATCAACCTCAACGATGCCAGTTTTGGAACCCTAGAAGAATTTGAGAAAAGACTTCCAAAAAACTCCAGTTTCATCTCCCCTGGTAGAATAATGAATGTTAATACTCttgaagatttcaagaagcTTGATAAGAAGACCCTTCTTCGAAAGGCTGCCGATTATATTGATATCGCAATTAGGAACAAATCCGTTCTCAGAGATCCTTCCTTATTGTCTCAGTTCTTTGTTTTATCATTCTCCGACCTAAAAAAGTACAAGTTTTACTACTGGTTTGCATTTCCTTTACTACATCCTGAATACAAGGCACAGTTAGTTGATAAGAGTATTGATATTGAGAAATATACGGCATTGCTAGGCAAAGAGAcaatcaatcaaatcaGTGTTATTAATGGCAACAGTGACAGCCTTCTACCATTTGCAGATCtacttcaacaagattCTAGCAAACAACTTGAGTTATTATTTGTCGACACGGCCACGGAAATGGGCTCTTTTTCGTATGTCTTGGGTAACTTGATCGCTGCACTATCTGTATATGGCTTTGCTCAGGCTAGAATATTTGTTCACCACATACATTTTCATAAGAAGTATGACTGTACCATTGATCTTAATATATCCACAGAAATAGACCCGAGTGTGCACATTTCTGGATGGGAGAGAATGTCCGGAGGACGCTTGGGTCCTAAAATGGCCAATCTTGGTTCGCTTATCGATCCTCTCCAACTAGCGGATCAGGCAGTCGacttgaatttgaaattaATGCGTTGGAGAGTCGCTCCAAATTTAAATTTGGATGTGATCCGCAACTGCAAatgccttcttcttggctcCGGAACTCTTGGATCCTATGTAGCTAGAGCGTTACTCGCTTGGGGTGTTCGCAAAATCACATTTGTTGATAACGGTAAAGTGTCGTTTAGTAACCCTGTGAGGCAACCGTTATATAATTTTGATGATTGCCTTGAGGGAGGTCAGCCAAAAGCTGAAGCCGCTGCTCTCAATTTAAAGAAAGTATTTCCTAAGGTTGACGCTCAGGGTTATACATTAGACGTTCCGATGGCTGGACATCCGGTTACAaatgagaaaagagagaaaaaggattttgTACAACTTTGCAAGCTTTTCGACGAATCTGATGCCGTATTCATACTCATGGATTCCAGAGAAACTAGATGGCTACCTACAGTACTAGGAAATGCCAAGAATAAGATAGTGATCAATGCCGCTTTGGGTTTCGAAAGCTACTTGGTTATGCGGCACGGCTGTATTAATCCATCTGTTCCGTTCGAAGACCAGGAAGAAACTCGACTTGGATGCTATTTCTGCAATGACGTCTATGCGCCTTCAGATTCACTTACTGATCGTACGTTGGACCAGATGTGTACCGTGACCAGACCAAGCGTTGCCATGATGGCCTCTTCATTGGCAGTAGAGCTTTTCGTTTCCATTTTACAGCACAAGGATAAGCAATTTGCACCACATTCAAGCGAGGGACAACAGACGGTACTGGGTTGTTTACCTCATCAGATGAGAGGATTTCTCCACAACTTTGAGATATTAAAGCTCAGCGCTCGCAATTTCAAGTATTGCTCTGCTTGTTCCATCAGAGTAATAGAGGAATTTAACAAGAACGGATGGGAATTTGTGAAGAAGACTCTAGACAATCCTAAATACTTAGAGGATCTGGTCGGATTGACGAAAATACAcgatgaagcagaaaagGCGGCTTTGGAGTTGGATGCCATAGACAGCGAAGACGAGATGGTGTAG